The Caldisericum exile AZM16c01 region GCAAATTATCGCAAACACCCTCGATGAATTTTACGAAATTCTTGCAAAATTCTACATCTATAAAGGAGAACAAATCCCAAAAGAAATTTCCCTTGGAGAAAAGGCCGTATCCAATGTCAAACAATTTAAAGAAATCGTGCCATATCTAAAAATCAATAAAGATATTGAAAAATTCTATTACACATATCTTTTGATAAAATCGCTTCGAAAACTCTGCCCGTGGGATTCAAAGCAAACCCACGAAAGCCTCATTCCAGAGCTTGTTGAAGAGCCTCTTGAGTGTGTTGAGGAAATAAAAAAGCAAAACCCAAAGGGAGTAGAAGAAGAATTAGGCGATGTGCTTCTTCAAATTCTTTTACATGCAGAAATTGGAAGCGAAACTAATGAATTTACACTTGGAAGTATCTCCGATGCTCTTTTCAATAAAATGTACGAAAGGCACCCGCATGTTTTTAAAGAGACAAAAGAAAAATCTCCGGAAGCAGTCCTGAACGATTGGGAAAATAACAAGAAGAAAAAGAAGCACCTCAATATCTCGAAAATTTTATCAAGTTTCATAACGACAGTTGACCTTCAAGAAGAAGCAAAATACATCGGCCTTGAATTTAGAAATAAAGAAGAAATCTACGATAAAATCCTCGAAGAATTAAACGAGGCAAAAAAAGCAACACCCGATAAAATTAAAGAGGAAATTGGCGATTTGCTTTTCTCTGTTATAAACCTTGCTCGCTATCTTCAAATTGATCCTGCACATGCACTTTTTATTTCTTACCAAAAATTTATGGAAAGAGTTAAAAAATTTAAAGCATTAAGCAAAGAGGAGCAACAAGATATAGATAAAGCCTGGGAAAAAATTAAGAAAGATGAGCAATGAAATCATAAGCAAAAAGACAATCGTAAGAGATACAATTTTAGCAATCCTTGCAGGAGTTATAGGGATAATTTTCATCTCCCTTTTTACCCACAATTGGAATTTTGCTGACCTCGTTAAATCATTTATGCTTTCATATATCATCTGGGCGTTTGTGTTTATGTTTTTAAGTTGGTTTATAGAAGCATACACTATAAAACTCGTTTCAGATGTTCTTGGCTATTCAATAACAATGAGAGAAGCCTTAAAAGTTTTTCTAATTGGTGGCTTTATATCAAGAATTACTCCTTTCGGAGGCGGTGGTGGTGAGCCAATGCAAATGGTAATCCTCTCAAAAGAAAAGGCAATACCACCGGGAGATTCTGCTGCAATTATCTCTATAAAAATGTTTATAGGAACATTTGTAAGGGTAAGTGTATTCCTCTTTGTGCCTGTATGGATCTTGGTTGCAAAACCAACTTGGGGCATATCAGAAGCAGTAAATATACTTATTAATACAGGAGTTATTATTACGCTTGCGCTTTTCTCCGCATTACTCCTTATAATTTTAAAGCCTGACCTTGCACTGCTTTTAACAGAAAAGGTACTTAATACAAGGTTTTTCAAAAAAATCATAAAAGATAGCGCTCGACAAAAAACAATCGAATGGGTCAATAAAACTGTAAATGAATATAGAACCGCAAAAGACAAAATATTTTCTCTTAAAAGGAATACGTTGTATTTTGTCTTCTTTTTGAGTTTTCTCTCATGGGGGATGATTCTTCTTACACCAGTTGTGCTTATGAGAGGGCTTGGCATTATGTCACCATGGCCTGAAATTGTGATTACCGCAATCATCTTTTACATTTCATCTGCGTATATTCCAACACCAGGAGGAAGCGGTACCGCAGAAATTGAACTTCTTGCCCTTTTTGCACGCCTTATACCAAACCCACTTATAGGGACGTTTATTATAGCATGGAGATTTTTTACCCACTATTTCTTACTTATTGCAGGAGGGATTACGACATTTTTGGATACACTACGGAAGAAAAAGAAATCTTCAAAACCCAGTGAATAGTCTTTCGCCAAGATACGCAGGAAGATTTCTTTCAATAATCTTATTGTAAACTTTTTCGATGTTATACTCAAACCTAACAAATTCAACTGAACATTCATCGCTATCAAAAATAACAAATGTACCTTTTGGATTGCCATCTCTTGGTTGTCCAACACTTCCAACATTTATAAGATATTTATAATTTTTATCCAATTTATATTTCATTTGCTCTTGTATATTGATTACTTCGAGCACATTTTCATTGGAAATTCTACAAACACACGGCACATGTGTATGTCCGTAAAATCCAATAGGAGTTTTAAGATAAGAAAATGCTTCAACAACATCCAATTCACTTAGGATATATTTGAAGGGATTTTTTGGATTTGGAAACCCGTGAAATATGGTATAATCATTTTCTTCAATTTTTATCGGCAAACTCTTCAGGAAATTTTCGCTTGCTTTTGATATATTTCTCTTCGTATAAAGAAGTGCAAGCCTTGCATATTCGTTAAATTCATAAAGAATTGAATCTCCCACGGCTCCTGCATCGTGATTTCCTCTAACACCTACGATACTATTTTCCTTAAAAAGATTTATTGTTTCCTCTGGGTCAGGTCCATACCCAACAATATCACCACAACTCATAATTTTGTCGATATTTTTCATCTTAATTAAATCAAGTGCAACAGAAAACGCCTCGATATTCGAATGTATATCAGAAACAAACGTAATCCTCATATCTTAATTATACAAGAGTTTAAAGATATTTAAGTAAGTTATACAATCAACATGGTTTATTATTTTGGTTCTATCAAATATATTCTCAAATCCTTTCACTTTTTTTCTTCCAAGTTATTAACTCATATACTAAGGCTTTAACTTCCCATGAACTTCGGAGGTCCCTCACATTCGTTCGGGATGACTTTTTTGGGGGAGTACTGAGGGGGATTGTTTCCCCCTCAAGTTTGAGAGATTTCTCAGTCGCTTTTGCTCCTTCGAAAAGGCCAATTACTATTTTTGGGTGGAGTCGGAGGAGGGATACCCTCCTCCATAATATAGGTATTTCTCCTCACAACGTTTGTCAAAATGACACTTAATAGAAATAAGCATTACATTTTCAACAATTTAGAAGAGAGTCAGTTTTCCTTCTAAGATAATGGATATTGATAGAGTCAAATCACTTCTTAAAATTAACAAAGAGGCTTATGTTTACACGAGAGCCATCTCAACCAAGAGGTAAATTTGAAGAACATTTATGCTTTTCAAGAAACCATTACTAAAAACCTAAAATTCATGCTTTACATTCTGCTTGCAAAAAATTATAAACTAGAGTATAATAATTGCGGTTTGGAGAGATGGCCGAGTAGGCTGAAGGCACTCGCCTGCTAAGCGAGTGAGGGGCTTAAAACCCCTCCGCGGGTTCGAATCCCGCTCTCTCCGCCAGACTCCCTCCAAAAATCCTTTTTGGTCAACGGAGGAGCTTCCCCCTCTCCTCCGTAATAAAAAATCAAAGGCAGGCTTCCCCCCTTGCCTGTCTTTAAGAAGCACACCTCCTCGGGTCAGGTATCCCTCCGCCTGGCCCGTTTTTTATTTCAATAACTTTTCACTATAATTAATCGATGGTAAAAATTCTTGTTGCAACAAAAAACAAAGGCAAACTCAAAGAGATTCAAGAAATTCTTGGTGATTTACCTATTAAATTAATGCCGCTTCCCGAAAGCGCCTCTGATGTAGAAGAAAATGGCTCGACTTATCTTGAAAACGCTCTCATTAAGGCAAAAACATACGGGCAAAAATACAAACTCATAACTCTTGCTGATGACTCAGGCCTTGAAATAGATGCTTTAAACGGGCTCCCAGGCATTTATTCGTCACGATATCTGGGTAAGGACACACCATTCGAAGAAAAGATGAAAAACATCCTTGAACTAATGAAGAACAAAGATAACCGAAAGGCACGCTTTAGATGTATAAGTGTGCTCTACTTCCCAAATGAGGATAAATTTGTGAGTTTTGAAGGTGTTGTTGAAGGAGAAATTTTAAAAGAGATTTGTTACGGAAACTCTGGTTTTGGATACGATCCAATCTTTAAGCCCGATGGATTTGATAAAAGTTTTTCAGAGTTAGGCACTGAGATAAAAAATAAGATAAGCCATAGGTCAAAAGCCTTAGCACAGGTAAGAGACTATATCGAGAATAATCTTTTAGGAGGAGAAATGATCGAAATAAAAATTAACGGTAAGCGTCTTCCTGCAAATAAATATGTTTATTCGGTTTTCGAAAAAGTCATTTATGCCATTCTTTCAACACTTAAAGACCTTCCCGAAATCGAAACTGTTGAGATAAAAATCGAAAAAAAAGAAGAAAAATAATTACTTACTCCCGCTCATTCTTATTCGCCCTACAATATCTACTATAACATAAAAGGTTTTCGTCCCTGTTGAATTTGTTATTTCAATTGTGTCAAAAGAATTAGGTTGGCCCCTGAAATGATCATCTTTTCCACAATAAAATTGGAGATAATAGTATTCTTTACCATTTATCCATCCTAACTCTTTAAATGGTTTATGTGCAGTAAATTTGAAATTGTACTTCAAATCTCTTCTCACAAAATGAATTCCATCTGGAATATCATTTGGATTGTAATGCACTCCATTAAGTGGGTCTTTAAGAAAGGTTTCAAACATATAGAAATTCCTTGATGAGGAAGGATTAGTGCAAAAATAAACTCTTAGATCCTGTTGGTATAAAATAGCTGATTCCCTAACCAACTTCAAATCCTGCACTAATTGCCATGAAACTTCTTCAAGTTCTCTACTTACTATGAAACTATTTAAGTAAGGAATGGAGATTCCAAGCAAAATTAGTACTATCACTATAACAACAGATAATTCTATAAAAGTAAAACCTCTTTTCTCTATATTGCCTTTCATTCTCACTTCCTCAAATGTTTTTTCTCATTAAGGTTTAACTTTTTGCGCTATGTTTTCCTTCCAAATTATCCTATATAGCGGACTTTTATTAATTTCTCCTTTAGCACTATATTTTACCGACACATCAAACACAGTCCCATAATAATAGGTAACACCTTGATACACATATTTGTAAGGATAATTCGGGTCATAGTCTGGATCACTTGGATTAATCTGTATTAGATTGCTTTTTTCCAATTTTCTCAAATTGCTAAGTATATTGGCATCTGTAACAACTTCGTATCTCGTGTTCCAGTGAACTTCACTTCTTGAATTTGTTGTAGGATAAAACGGAGGAGCACCGAAATCGAAAAGATTATAATCATAAAAGGTCTGCTGAATTTCATAGCCTTTTACATAATTCCCATTTACAATACATGGTGCATTATCTGTACTCCATTCGGCTTGGGCACCATACCATTTAGCAAAATATTTACCTGATGTATCCATAGGACGCCAAGGATAGTCGTTAGTTACACCAAAAGAGCCGTGCACTGCCATCATTGCTGCATCTACTTCAAGATGTGGATAATTTTTAAATGTAGAGTAAGGTATATAAATATTGTTATATGCAACAAGACCTAAAGCATCTGGAGTACCATTTATAGGAATATCTTTTTCAATTCTTGGTGGTGTATCGTATAAAATATTTCCACCAATATTAATATTGTTACCTGCTCCAACAGTTACCCTACCTTTTATTGTACCTGATACTGTGGCAGTGCCTTCAACATAAATTGCACCATTCGGTGGTAAATCCTTTTTAACCCCGTTTATAACGACTTTCCCTACTCCGTTCTCCACTACAAACACTATCGTAGCATTACCACTTATATAATAGTCGGGAGAAGCTTTATCTTGCAATCCCCCATTTGGGTCTGACGGATTCCTAACCGGAGTTGACCCCTTCAACGCTAAATCACCATTTGGCCATTGTGCCTGAGGATACTCATCTTTAGCATAACCATTGTTCTTTGCCCATGATAAATTGTTTTGGTTTGGTCCAAATCTCCCTGTATGAGCCCAACCTGCATCTATTGCCTGATCATATACTCTTCCCGACGCAAATACAGGATCTTGAGCCCATCCACCCATGTAAAGATTGTTATCAGACCTTATAATTCCTTTCGTAACCTCGAATTGCCCAAAATATACTTTGGTATGGTATAAGCCAGAAAAATCACTATAATAAACAGTAGTCGAATCTGAGTCGGTTGATCTTACGTACCAGTTTCCATTTGCTAATTGTGAAATTGTAGAAGTAGGCGTGACGGATAATTGCCCTCTTGAAGCATGAGTTTCAATACTTCTATAAATCTCTGGCTTTGAAATATTATATGAAGTTGCTCTAATGACCCATTTATCTGGATTGCCTGGCCAATATTGAGTGTTCGTATCAATTTCAAACCACAAATTATCACTTTTATAATTGGGATCTACCTCGCTTATCCCTCCGTTGTAAATATCACCTGTAGTTAAATTCTTTATAGGTCTTACTGCAATATCTCCATCAGGGCCGACAGAAGAAACTGATGCTATTTTATTGTTTGTTACATCCCATACAGCAAACCAAAGACTTTCATCACTTTTAAAAATGTAAGTAGAAATATTATTAATAATTCTATTATATGATCCGATTGGGTCGTTTATATCTGCAACTCCACCATTTAATTCGGAAAGTCGATCAGCTATAGCGTAGTCCCTTGCTTTTACTAATGCTTCTTGTTGATTTTCATCTTCAAATTGAGGGGAACTGTATGGAAAACCAAAAGTATTTATGGTGTTTAGAATATTCTCAATTGCAGCATCTGCAACTACAAGTGCCCTGTCTGATATTATCTCCCCTTTGCTTGTAAAATTACGCGTAGTGGCTGAAGAAAAAAGCATTAATACTGGTATCATCATCATCGCAGCAATAAGAATTGTAAAAATCATACTAAACCCTTTCCTTTTCATCTTGCTCACCTCCTATTGTTTTAAAGTTATTTGCATAATTCGAACAAACTTTTTTCCTTCCTTTGAAAATGGAGCTTTCAAATATGTCTCCACTATTATTTGAAAAACCTTCGGTGAATAACTCGGCCTTATCACGGTAAAATTTGTAATTACTTGTTCTGTGATCGGTTGGTTTGTTATTCCAGTCCAGGTTGTTCCATTCCATGTTTCATTTGAATATAAAACTTCACACGGTTCGTATAGTTTATTAAGCCAATATTCTCTTGGGATTCCTGAATAACTGCCGTTATTTTGAGGTACGCCTAATGAATAAGTTATGCGGTGCGTGGTCCCATTATTATCCTTGATATAAAATTGAAGAATTGGGTCTGAATTAATAAAAGAATAATAGTCGTGACTAGAATCAAGGGGGTAAGGATTTACTAAGTCTTGCAAACTTCTCTTAGAATCATTGGATGGATTATACGATGGAAAGGTGACACCTGAGAATCCACTACTATCATTGTATATCGAGGCTTGCATTAATTCTTTCTTTATTTGAGAAAGCAATGTATCTATGTTATCCTGTATATTCTGATTTACTTGTATATACCTTGCAAAAGAGCTAATATAAGAAAATGACGAAAGGCCAATATACAGAAGTATCAGCATAATAACCATTGCAACCATAAGTTCAATTAGAGTAAAGCCTTTTCTCTTCA contains the following coding sequences:
- a CDS encoding metallophosphoesterase family protein, with amino-acid sequence MRITFVSDIHSNIEAFSVALDLIKMKNIDKIMSCGDIVGYGPDPEETINLFKENSIVGVRGNHDAGAVGDSILYEFNEYARLALLYTKRNISKASENFLKSLPIKIEENDYTIFHGFPNPKNPFKYILSELDVVEAFSYLKTPIGFYGHTHVPCVCRISNENVLEVINIQEQMKYKLDKNYKYLINVGSVGQPRDGNPKGTFVIFDSDECSVEFVRFEYNIEKVYNKIIERNLPAYLGERLFTGF
- a CDS encoding PulJ/GspJ family protein — encoded protein: MKRKGFTLIELMVAMVIMLILLYIGLSSFSYISSFARYIQVNQNIQDNIDTLLSQIKKELMQASIYNDSSGFSGVTFPSYNPSNDSKRSLQDLVNPYPLDSSHDYYSFINSDPILQFYIKDNNGTTHRITYSLGVPQNNGSYSGIPREYWLNKLYEPCEVLYSNETWNGTTWTGITNQPITEQVITNFTVIRPSYSPKVFQIIVETYLKAPFSKEGKKFVRIMQITLKQ
- a CDS encoding MazG family protein — protein: MKKLNNFIFDEKLNEFAKCFVVLNSTRIEKDLLVFYFEKSSQIFDILITLSYLEIVNLPTQIIANTLDEFYEILAKFYIYKGEQIPKEISLGEKAVSNVKQFKEIVPYLKINKDIEKFYYTYLLIKSLRKLCPWDSKQTHESLIPELVEEPLECVEEIKKQNPKGVEEELGDVLLQILLHAEIGSETNEFTLGSISDALFNKMYERHPHVFKETKEKSPEAVLNDWENNKKKKKHLNISKILSSFITTVDLQEEAKYIGLEFRNKEEIYDKILEELNEAKKATPDKIKEEIGDLLFSVINLARYLQIDPAHALFISYQKFMERVKKFKALSKEEQQDIDKAWEKIKKDEQ
- a CDS encoding lysylphosphatidylglycerol synthase transmembrane domain-containing protein is translated as MSNEIISKKTIVRDTILAILAGVIGIIFISLFTHNWNFADLVKSFMLSYIIWAFVFMFLSWFIEAYTIKLVSDVLGYSITMREALKVFLIGGFISRITPFGGGGGEPMQMVILSKEKAIPPGDSAAIISIKMFIGTFVRVSVFLFVPVWILVAKPTWGISEAVNILINTGVIITLALFSALLLIILKPDLALLLTEKVLNTRFFKKIIKDSARQKTIEWVNKTVNEYRTAKDKIFSLKRNTLYFVFFLSFLSWGMILLTPVVLMRGLGIMSPWPEIVITAIIFYISSAYIPTPGGSGTAEIELLALFARLIPNPLIGTFIIAWRFFTHYFLLIAGGITTFLDTLRKKKKSSKPSE
- the rdgB gene encoding RdgB/HAM1 family non-canonical purine NTP pyrophosphatase, yielding MVKILVATKNKGKLKEIQEILGDLPIKLMPLPESASDVEENGSTYLENALIKAKTYGQKYKLITLADDSGLEIDALNGLPGIYSSRYLGKDTPFEEKMKNILELMKNKDNRKARFRCISVLYFPNEDKFVSFEGVVEGEILKEICYGNSGFGYDPIFKPDGFDKSFSELGTEIKNKISHRSKALAQVRDYIENNLLGGEMIEIKINGKRLPANKYVYSVFEKVIYAILSTLKDLPEIETVEIKIEKKEEK
- a CDS encoding prepilin-type N-terminal cleavage/methylation domain-containing protein — translated: MKGNIEKRGFTFIELSVVIVIVLILLGISIPYLNSFIVSRELEEVSWQLVQDLKLVRESAILYQQDLRVYFCTNPSSSRNFYMFETFLKDPLNGVHYNPNDIPDGIHFVRRDLKYNFKFTAHKPFKELGWINGKEYYYLQFYCGKDDHFRGQPNSFDTIEITNSTGTKTFYVIVDIVGRIRMSGSK